A genome region from Hevea brasiliensis isolate MT/VB/25A 57/8 chromosome 9, ASM3005281v1, whole genome shotgun sequence includes the following:
- the LOC131182895 gene encoding uncharacterized protein LOC131182895, with translation MDQLVTHNNMLENQIAQQASSSSKTAEALSQMPSYSKFLKDILSKKRRLEEYETVALTEECSAILQNKLPPKLKDLGNFSIPCLISNMNIGKALCDLGASVSLMPLSICKKLDVGELKPTTISLQLADRSVKYPVGILENILIKMGKFFIPVDFVVLEIEEDV, from the exons atggaccaacttgtcaCCCACAACAATatgcttgaaaatcaaattgctcagcaagcaagcTCTTCAAGCAAAACTGCTG AAGCACTCTCTCAAATGCCATCTTATTCTAAGTTCCTCAAAGAtattttatcaaagaaaagaaggCTGGAGGAGTATGAGACTGTTGCTcttacagaggaatgcagtgccatattgcAGAATAAGCTGCCACCAAAACTCAAGGATCTAGGAAacttctccataccttgtcttATCAGTAACATGAATATAGGCAAAGCCCTTTGTGATCTAGGTGCAAGTGTGAGTCTGATGCCTTTGTCAATATGTAAGAAGCTTGATGTGGGGGAACTTAAGCCTACAACAATTTCATTACAACTGGCTGATCGATCTGTAAAATACCCTGTGGGCATTTTAGAAAATATCCTTATCAAGATGGGAAAATTCTTTATCCCAGTTGATTTTGTTGTATTGGAAATAGAGGAGGACGTCTAA